The proteins below come from a single Sporanaerobacter acetigenes DSM 13106 genomic window:
- a CDS encoding GNAT family N-acetyltransferase: protein MLKLSGNRVYLSTLEREHCQKLWNDFEYDFEAMTEPLNIGHSVVKADKWFDEIQNDQGSKHIRLGVFLTDGILIGDIALQDIDWTNRSCTVGLGISKIENRSKGYGAEAVKIILEYGFNNIGLERIAADTLEQNKGAQRSLEKAGFVLEGIERKAVYFAGRKWDRLNYAILREEFNSSSKEV from the coding sequence ATGCTGAAATTAAGTGGAAATAGAGTATATCTTTCAACTCTTGAAAGAGAACATTGTCAAAAATTATGGAATGATTTTGAATATGATTTTGAGGCAATGACTGAACCTTTGAATATTGGTCACTCCGTTGTCAAGGCAGATAAGTGGTTCGATGAAATACAAAATGATCAAGGAAGTAAGCATATTCGTTTAGGAGTATTTTTGACTGATGGAATTCTAATAGGAGATATTGCACTGCAAGATATTGATTGGACAAATCGTTCATGTACTGTTGGATTAGGTATTTCAAAAATTGAAAATCGTTCTAAAGGTTATGGAGCAGAAGCGGTAAAGATTATTTTAGAATATGGGTTTAATAATATTGGATTAGAACGAATTGCTGCAGATACTCTTGAACAAAATAAAGGAGCACAAAGATCTTTAGAAAAGGCAGGCTTTGTGCTAGAGGGGATAGAGCGAAAAGCAGTATACTTTGCAGGAAGAAAATGGGATAGATTAAATTATGCTATACTAAGAGAAGAATTCAATAGTTCTTCAAAGGAGGTATAG